One region of Oryza sativa Japonica Group chromosome 10, ASM3414082v1 genomic DNA includes:
- the LOC107275365 gene encoding BTB/POZ and MATH domain-containing protein 3, which translates to MSTATPTPNVVDGDCGGTPPSRSASTIIAARTLHVLTIHGYSDTLKSNVDPSQHLLLSSPFSAGGHTWCIRYCPIGCTEESKDFISIYLVLEDTITDVVSAQVTFSLLDQQGNPMPSHTLTTPLLKFSLQGTLPKALGYNSFIRRDDLERSGHLKDDCFAIGVHVVVTKEAEPSSITVPPSDMHLHYGDLLSSEERYATDVEFLVGGETFTAHRLVLAARSPVFMVELFGPMKEGTTVNKIHIFDMEAQVFRALLKFIYTDMLPEMDQEDETAMVQHLLVAADKYGLHRLKMICVEILSNHIDAYSVATILVLAEKHYCYGLKEACFEFLNSSAILSAIVNTSDFLYLIQSCPDVLEDISFNIVARQLERAIFLSENQEGQINSVEIRINSVMTN; encoded by the coding sequence ATGTCGACGGCGACCCCCACGCCcaacgtcgtcgacggcgactgCGGCGGCACCCCGCCGTCACGGTCAGCCTCCACCATCATCGCGGCACGAACCCTCCATGTGCTCACGATTCATGGCTACTCCGACACCTTGAAATCCAACGTCGACCCTAGCCAGCACCTGCTCCTTTCCTCTCCGTTCAGCGCTGGAGGACACACCTGGTGCATCCGCTACTGCCCAATCGGGTGCACTGAGGAAAGCAAGGACTTCATCTCCATCTACCTCGTTCTCGAGGACACCATCACCGACGTAGTATCGGCACAGGTTACGTTCAGCTTGCTCGACCAACAGGGGAACCCGATGCCATCTCACACCCTCACAACCCCACTGCTTAAATTCTCTCTTCAAGGCACTCTACCTAAGGCCCTGGGGTATAACAGCTTCATCAGAAGAGACGACTTAGAGCGATCTGGACATCTCAAGGACGATTGCTTTGCCATTGGGGTCCATGTGGTTGTCACCAAGGAAGCAGAACCGTCATCCATCACCGTGCCACCATCGGACATGCACCTGCATTATGGCGATCTTCTCTCGAGTGAAGAACGGTACGCCACCGATGTTGAGTTCCTAGTTGGCGGCGAGACCTTCACCGCGCATCGATTGGTGCTCGCAGCACGATCACCTGTCTTCATGGTGGAGCTTTTTGGGCCGATGAAGGAGGGTACTACTGTAAACAAGATACATATATTTGATATGGAGGCGCAAGTATTCAGGGCTTTACTTAAGTTTATCTACACAGACATGTTGCCGGAGATGGATCAAGAAGATGAGACCGCAATGGTTCAACATCTACTTGTTGCAGCGGATAAGTATGGCTTGCATAGGCTGAAGATGATCTGTGTAGAAATATTAAGTAACCATATTGATGCCTACTCCGTGGCAACCATCTTGGTGCTAGCTGAGAAGCACTATTGCTATGGTCTCAAGGAGGCATGCTTTGAGTTCCTTAACTCCTCAGCAATATTGTCCGCGATTGTAAATACAAGTGACTTTCTGTATTTGATCCAAAGCTGCCCTGATGTTTTGGAGGACATAAGTTTCAACATCGTTGCTCGTCAATTGGAGAGAGCAATTTTCCTATCAGAAAACCAAGAAGGCCAAATCAACAGCGTAGAAATCAGAATTAATTCGGTCATGACAAATTGA